A single window of Leptospira wolffii serovar Khorat str. Khorat-H2 DNA harbors:
- a CDS encoding fumarylacetoacetate hydrolase family protein has product MSSRRMTRICRFNFQGKTQWGTVSGDSIIPIAGNHITDFLSLNGKPPEAVGNPIASDQIEILSPIEAPRNIVCQGKNYAEHILETGMNPKDKDYNLFFTKAPSSLTSAVGEIVRPPFVRLLDYEAEMVLILKKEIIGRVQITKENLHEYVGAISLANDVSARDIQIPQGQWFKGKSYRTFCPVGPYVLLIGKEELARISDLEISLSVNGELRQKSGLNKMIFPPEETLTELSGLMNLSPGDIILTGTPSGVALKAPGGFVKRIASFLFSEKKIMEIFVKKQLASPKYLKDGDLIEAELKTPDGFLDLGRMRLRVKAGE; this is encoded by the coding sequence GTGTCGAGTAGAAGAATGACACGTATTTGCAGATTCAATTTCCAAGGAAAAACCCAATGGGGAACCGTATCGGGAGATTCCATTATTCCGATCGCAGGCAATCATATTACGGACTTTTTATCTTTAAACGGAAAACCTCCGGAAGCGGTAGGCAATCCCATTGCCTCGGACCAAATAGAGATCCTTTCTCCGATCGAAGCTCCGCGTAATATCGTCTGTCAGGGAAAAAATTACGCGGAACATATCCTGGAAACAGGAATGAATCCTAAGGATAAGGATTATAACTTATTCTTCACTAAGGCTCCTTCCAGTCTTACGAGTGCGGTCGGAGAAATCGTTCGACCTCCTTTCGTAAGACTCCTAGATTACGAGGCGGAGATGGTACTCATTCTTAAAAAGGAAATCATCGGTCGCGTTCAGATCACGAAAGAGAATCTGCACGAGTATGTAGGAGCTATCAGTTTAGCGAACGACGTATCCGCGAGAGACATCCAAATCCCGCAAGGACAATGGTTCAAAGGAAAAAGTTATCGAACCTTCTGCCCGGTCGGCCCCTATGTACTTCTCATCGGCAAAGAAGAATTAGCCAGAATTTCCGACCTCGAAATCTCGCTCAGTGTAAACGGAGAGTTACGACAAAAATCCGGACTGAACAAGATGATCTTCCCTCCCGAAGAAACGCTTACGGAACTTTCCGGGCTCATGAATCTTTCTCCGGGAGATATCATTCTTACCGGCACTCCTTCGGGCGTGGCATTGAAAGCGCCGGGTGGATTCGTGAAACGAATCGCCTCCTTTCTCTTCTCCGAAAAGAAGATCATGGAAATATTCGTAAAAAAGCAACTCGCAAGCCCGAAATACTTAAAGGACGGAGACCTCATAGAAGCCGAATTAAAAACCCCGGACGGTTTCTTGGATCTAGGAAGAATGAGACTGCGAGTGAAAGCGGGAGAATGA
- a CDS encoding acetyl-CoA acetyltransferase — MKDAVYVLGGEQTDFQRNWTKEGKTFMSLFREAVRDGLEKVGLTPDEIKKLNKQNRIGVFVGNFDAEQYAVQGHLGAFLTEVDPCFFGVPGARYEAACASGSVALDAAQTKLRAKDYDVAIVVGMEIMKTVSSSVGGDFLGTAAYYEKEARGIQFPFPKLFGKLADVLLERYKLDEKRYMAALAEISRINYANAKRNPKAQTRSWFMNKEHANERGGSFNMAVGGRLAITDCSQVTDGAALVVLANKNYAEEFAKKKGTKLSAYPKIKGWGHRVAPITFDGKVAESKGDKWVLPWTRQTVKDAYDRSGLNTKDIDVFETHDCFTSSEYAAISAFGITQPGKEHEAIEDGVIDFDGKKPINPSGGLIGAGHPVGASGVRMMLDIYKQVTGTAGDYQVEGAKNGLMLNIGGSATTNYVFVVGK; from the coding sequence ATGAAAGACGCGGTTTACGTACTCGGCGGAGAACAAACGGACTTTCAACGTAACTGGACCAAAGAAGGAAAAACCTTCATGTCCTTGTTCCGGGAAGCCGTAAGGGACGGACTCGAAAAAGTCGGCCTGACTCCCGATGAAATCAAAAAATTGAATAAGCAGAATCGTATCGGAGTATTCGTCGGAAACTTCGACGCGGAGCAATACGCCGTCCAAGGTCACCTAGGTGCATTCTTAACCGAAGTGGATCCTTGCTTCTTCGGAGTTCCCGGAGCTCGTTACGAAGCGGCTTGCGCTTCCGGTTCCGTAGCTCTGGACGCGGCTCAAACAAAACTTCGTGCGAAAGACTACGACGTAGCTATCGTAGTAGGAATGGAAATTATGAAAACGGTTTCTTCTTCCGTAGGTGGGGACTTCCTAGGAACAGCCGCTTATTACGAAAAAGAAGCTCGCGGGATCCAATTCCCTTTCCCTAAACTTTTCGGAAAGCTGGCGGACGTTCTATTAGAACGTTATAAATTGGATGAGAAACGTTACATGGCGGCTCTTGCGGAAATTTCCCGTATCAATTACGCCAACGCAAAACGCAATCCCAAGGCTCAAACCCGTTCCTGGTTCATGAACAAAGAACACGCTAACGAAAGAGGCGGTTCCTTCAATATGGCCGTAGGCGGACGCTTGGCGATCACCGACTGTTCCCAAGTAACCGACGGAGCGGCCTTAGTCGTTCTCGCGAACAAAAACTACGCGGAAGAATTCGCAAAGAAGAAAGGAACCAAACTTTCCGCTTATCCTAAAATCAAGGGATGGGGTCATAGAGTCGCTCCTATCACTTTCGACGGAAAAGTTGCCGAATCCAAAGGAGACAAATGGGTGCTTCCTTGGACCAGACAAACCGTGAAAGACGCTTACGATCGTTCCGGATTGAACACCAAGGACATCGACGTTTTCGAAACTCACGACTGTTTCACGTCTTCCGAATATGCGGCGATCTCCGCTTTCGGAATCACCCAACCGGGCAAGGAACACGAGGCGATCGAAGACGGAGTCATCGACTTCGACGGTAAAAAGCCTATCAATCCGTCCGGCGGTCTAATCGGAGCAGGACACCCGGTAGGAGCTTCCGGAGTTCGTATGATGCTCGATATCTACAAACAAGTTACCGGAACTGCCGGCGACTACCAAGTAGAAGGAGCCAAAAACGGACTGATGCTCAATATCGGAGGATCGGCCACCACCAACTACGTATTCGTAGTAGGAAAATAA
- a CDS encoding ankyrin repeat domain-containing protein has product MKKISFLRIVNTSFSSREIFIPILLTVTVLFPRTFEAQSKENQILKIYVHNFKLESGISKSLENRFRNGIINSILRNYEGKFNIADDDSLAALLKQAELQQKQNCSDEICMKQIADAIDADELISGSIFSTSKGYKINLRSQRRDPKALTYTIKTAFDLEFPDYQIDYYSSEAGRKLMDPRYQVNFAAAFPGAVSKVEFPSLQIQAGKADEINVLNFSSEDQGTKNFLEAIAPRLSKADRLTKEKSYEESVSEYSETLTTLENRLSEKTKKEISDYLNGIRRKISNAYLLLYKDRISLLDSKASSGGEISSLKNLSEEYGKIYSDYKSKTPEAFRLKELENVLETRIEKMNLVVLGLREKEADREYSDFDFSGAVQNYRGIRGELNKLPHSSEYSSLRARIDRKILTSETTGRSYLQSKLSGIYQVLEKAFVSEGFESEADRKNNYLIKIKEGFRSALEILARSEFVSEEQIKYFNQYRNKMSSQLGQNLFDQEKADSLLHEGIDRNFRNQVDSSLKLGANPNAESPDSGKTSAKRLSESKIILISPDALKILRNSIKTDSSLDSAFFESIRQRNLDDTVRFILRGSDPNTKDYLDNTPLHKAAGYGSYEMSVFLLQIGAGINSKNGEGETPLHRAVSNGFYELCALFLRNGADPNATRNDGMTPLHLAVPSPDLTRLLLERGADVNMKNDEGWTPLHKGAESGAAESLKLLIRAGAKVNEKDNIGWTPMDWAVQKNRYEKPNIVKILKTAGAECQVNCVE; this is encoded by the coding sequence ATGAAAAAGATTTCTTTTCTTCGTATCGTAAATACATCGTTTTCGTCTCGGGAAATTTTTATTCCGATTCTTCTTACCGTTACCGTTCTTTTTCCCCGTACTTTCGAGGCGCAATCCAAAGAAAACCAAATCCTTAAGATCTACGTTCATAATTTCAAATTAGAATCGGGAATTTCCAAATCATTGGAGAATCGTTTTCGAAACGGTATAATCAATTCTATATTAAGAAATTATGAAGGTAAATTCAATATCGCCGACGACGATTCTCTTGCCGCTCTTCTCAAACAAGCGGAATTACAGCAAAAACAGAATTGTAGCGACGAGATCTGTATGAAACAGATAGCGGACGCGATAGACGCGGACGAACTGATTTCCGGATCCATATTCTCCACATCCAAAGGATATAAGATCAATCTACGGTCCCAGCGTAGAGATCCTAAGGCATTGACTTACACAATCAAGACCGCATTCGATTTGGAATTTCCCGATTACCAGATCGATTATTATTCTTCCGAAGCGGGAAGAAAGCTGATGGATCCTAGATACCAGGTAAATTTTGCAGCGGCCTTTCCGGGAGCGGTAAGCAAGGTGGAATTTCCCAGCCTGCAAATCCAAGCGGGCAAAGCGGATGAGATCAATGTGCTGAATTTCTCGTCGGAAGATCAGGGCACTAAAAATTTTCTGGAAGCGATCGCGCCTAGGCTCTCTAAAGCGGACAGATTGACGAAGGAAAAATCCTACGAAGAATCCGTGTCCGAATATTCGGAAACTCTAACCACTCTAGAAAATCGACTCTCCGAAAAAACCAAAAAGGAAATTAGCGATTATCTGAACGGAATTCGTAGGAAGATTTCGAATGCATATCTTCTTCTTTATAAGGATAGAATTTCTCTCCTGGATTCCAAAGCCTCATCCGGAGGAGAAATATCCTCGCTTAAAAATCTTTCCGAAGAATACGGAAAAATATACTCCGATTATAAATCCAAGACTCCCGAAGCGTTTCGTCTAAAGGAACTCGAGAATGTTTTGGAAACTAGAATCGAAAAAATGAATCTAGTCGTCTTGGGTCTGCGGGAGAAAGAAGCGGATAGAGAATACTCGGACTTCGATTTTTCGGGAGCGGTCCAAAATTACAGAGGCATTCGAGGAGAATTGAACAAGCTCCCCCATTCTTCCGAATACTCCTCTCTTAGAGCGAGAATCGACAGGAAAATCCTCACTTCCGAAACCACGGGAAGATCCTATTTGCAAAGTAAACTTTCCGGAATCTACCAGGTTTTAGAGAAGGCATTCGTCTCGGAAGGCTTCGAATCGGAGGCCGACCGTAAGAATAATTATCTAATAAAGATAAAGGAAGGTTTCCGATCCGCCTTGGAAATTCTCGCAAGATCGGAATTCGTGTCCGAGGAACAAATCAAATATTTCAACCAATACAGAAACAAGATGAGTTCTCAACTCGGACAGAATCTTTTCGATCAGGAAAAAGCGGATTCGTTATTGCACGAAGGAATAGATAGGAATTTTAGAAACCAAGTGGATTCGAGTTTGAAACTAGGAGCCAATCCTAATGCGGAAAGCCCAGATTCGGGTAAGACGAGTGCGAAAAGATTATCCGAGTCAAAAATCATTCTTATCAGTCCGGATGCGCTAAAGATTCTGAGAAACTCCATCAAAACCGATTCCAGTTTGGATTCGGCCTTCTTCGAATCGATCCGTCAAAGGAACTTGGATGATACCGTTCGCTTCATCCTGAGAGGTTCGGATCCGAATACTAAGGATTACCTGGATAATACCCCTCTTCATAAGGCCGCCGGTTACGGTTCCTACGAGATGTCCGTATTCTTATTACAGATCGGAGCCGGTATAAATTCCAAAAACGGAGAAGGAGAAACCCCTTTGCATAGAGCCGTATCCAACGGTTTCTACGAACTCTGCGCATTATTTCTCAGAAACGGAGCCGATCCGAATGCGACTCGCAATGATGGAATGACTCCATTGCATTTAGCCGTTCCATCTCCGGATCTCACTCGCTTGCTCTTGGAAAGAGGAGCCGACGTTAACATGAAAAACGACGAAGGATGGACCCCTTTGCATAAAGGAGCAGAAAGCGGTGCGGCGGAATCCTTGAAATTATTGATCCGAGCCGGAGCCAAGGTAAACGAGAAGGACAATATCGGTTGGACCCCGATGGACTGGGCCGTGCAAAAAAATCGATATGAGAAACCGAATATAGTGAAAATTTTAAAGACGGCCGGGGCGGAATGCCAAGTTAATTGTGTCGAGTAG
- a CDS encoding TlpA family protein disulfide reductase: MRTIGAILVLLICYPVFSQKENAIRIPNIPLYTLDLERKTLYQELDRLGNSDLVVVNFTSSDCPPCKEEVPKLLEYSRKWNSDPKRIHLHLWIVFLGDDSDSASKFASELGVQNKSAVFFDRLQTSMRILEFPGTPTTFLLRNKNILFREYGYTNENWNKLVSLLESQRR; this comes from the coding sequence ATGAGAACGATCGGCGCCATTCTGGTTCTTCTTATCTGTTATCCGGTATTCTCCCAAAAAGAGAATGCGATTCGGATTCCCAATATTCCTTTGTACACACTGGACCTGGAAAGAAAGACCCTCTACCAAGAATTGGATCGGTTAGGTAATTCGGACTTAGTCGTCGTGAACTTCACGAGTTCAGATTGTCCTCCTTGCAAAGAGGAGGTTCCTAAGCTTCTCGAATATTCTAGAAAATGGAACTCGGATCCCAAACGGATTCACCTCCATCTTTGGATCGTATTCTTAGGCGACGATTCCGACTCGGCCTCTAAGTTCGCTTCGGAACTAGGCGTCCAAAATAAATCCGCGGTATTCTTTGATCGTTTGCAAACTAGTATGAGAATTCTGGAATTTCCCGGGACCCCCACGACATTCTTACTTCGAAATAAGAATATTCTCTTCAGAGAATACGGTTATACGAACGAGAACTGGAATAAACTCGTTTCGTTATTGGAAAGCCAAAGGAGATAG
- a CDS encoding 3-hydroxyacyl-CoA dehydrogenase family protein, translated as MREIKTVTVLGANGTMGAGSAAIVAAFGKAKVHMLARDVNKAKEGIEKAVGSIKTDTIRPRLIPGSYDQDLEKAVSESDWVFELVAESYEVKEPINKRIAKARRPGTIVSTVSSGLSIARLADAFDEDGKKHYYGTHFFNPPYKMILCELVTHAGNDKKVTKKLGEYLAKTLGRAVVYTNDTPAFAGNRIGFQLINEVAQKAEEYSDKGGIALLDAIMSGYTGRAMAPLDTADFVGLDVHKAIVDNLYDMTKDAAHSTFKLPGYFQKLIDRGDLGRKSGQGLFKMTKTPDGKKEKLYYDIKADLYVPVPKFDIPFIKEANRRIGEADYFGAMNIVKEAKGLEADLARYFIARYVSYSLSIVGEVVETKEMADLAMGTGFNWAPASAFVDFLGGPKEAVSLITKAKLPVPEVLAKAKAGKPFYQLKDILDARSLFKG; from the coding sequence ATGAGGGAAATCAAAACCGTAACCGTGCTTGGTGCAAACGGTACCATGGGCGCCGGATCAGCAGCAATCGTAGCCGCATTTGGAAAGGCAAAAGTGCATATGTTGGCCCGGGATGTAAACAAAGCGAAGGAAGGGATCGAAAAGGCGGTCGGTTCCATTAAAACGGACACGATTCGTCCTAGATTAATTCCAGGGTCCTATGACCAGGATCTGGAAAAAGCGGTCTCCGAATCCGACTGGGTTTTCGAGCTCGTGGCAGAAAGCTACGAAGTAAAAGAACCGATCAATAAGAGAATCGCAAAAGCTCGTAGACCTGGCACCATCGTATCCACGGTTTCTTCCGGACTTTCCATCGCTCGTTTAGCGGACGCTTTCGACGAAGACGGTAAAAAGCATTATTACGGAACCCACTTTTTCAATCCTCCGTATAAGATGATTCTCTGCGAACTCGTGACCCATGCCGGTAACGACAAGAAAGTCACTAAAAAGCTGGGAGAATATCTGGCCAAGACCCTAGGTCGCGCCGTTGTTTATACCAACGATACTCCTGCTTTTGCGGGAAACAGAATCGGATTCCAGCTCATCAACGAAGTGGCTCAAAAAGCGGAAGAATATTCCGACAAAGGCGGGATCGCCCTACTCGACGCGATCATGAGCGGTTACACCGGAAGAGCGATGGCGCCTCTGGACACTGCGGACTTCGTGGGTCTGGATGTTCATAAGGCGATCGTAGACAATCTTTACGACATGACTAAAGACGCTGCGCATTCCACTTTCAAACTTCCCGGTTATTTCCAAAAGCTCATCGATAGAGGAGACTTGGGAAGAAAATCCGGCCAAGGTCTTTTCAAGATGACTAAGACTCCGGACGGAAAGAAAGAAAAGCTGTATTACGATATCAAAGCGGATCTTTATGTTCCCGTTCCTAAATTCGATATTCCTTTCATCAAGGAAGCGAATCGCAGAATCGGAGAGGCGGATTATTTCGGCGCGATGAACATCGTTAAGGAAGCGAAAGGTCTGGAAGCGGATCTGGCTCGTTACTTCATCGCTCGTTACGTAAGCTATTCTCTTTCCATCGTAGGCGAAGTGGTAGAAACGAAAGAAATGGCGGACCTCGCTATGGGAACCGGATTCAACTGGGCTCCCGCTTCCGCATTCGTGGACTTCTTAGGCGGACCTAAAGAGGCCGTCAGTCTAATCACTAAGGCGAAACTTCCGGTTCCGGAAGTTCTGGCAAAGGCGAAGGCCGGAAAACCCTTCTACCAATTGAAGGATATTCTGGACGCTCGTTCTCTTTTCAAAGGATAA